One window from the genome of Candidatus Spechtbacterales bacterium encodes:
- a CDS encoding transposase: MPSKNTVKQYAPNSYYHIYNRGVEKRDIFMDDRDYRVFLSYLKVALSPELEEETKDEALTEIEEARLRRLRLHEDIELLSYCLMPNHFHLFVYQKDHQFAIRDLMRSVMVGYVRYFNKRYKRVGGLFQGRYKASLIDNDAYFSHISRYIHLNPKEWETYPYSSYKYYNGQQQAVWVNPNRILELFDNSREDYNEFLNDYEDYRKGLEELNNYLAAPWQGPTSP; encoded by the coding sequence ATGCCTAGTAAAAACACAGTTAAACAATACGCGCCAAACTCCTATTACCATATTTACAATAGAGGTGTAGAAAAACGGGATATCTTTATGGATGATAGGGATTACAGGGTCTTTTTGAGTTATCTTAAAGTTGCGTTGAGCCCTGAATTGGAAGAAGAGACAAAAGATGAAGCTTTGACTGAAATAGAAGAAGCAAGACTTAGGAGATTGCGTTTGCACGAAGATATAGAATTACTATCATATTGTTTAATGCCTAATCATTTTCATTTATTTGTGTATCAGAAGGACCATCAATTTGCTATAAGAGATCTAATGCGTTCCGTTATGGTTGGCTATGTTCGGTATTTTAATAAGCGCTACAAACGAGTAGGCGGATTGTTCCAAGGAAGGTACAAAGCTTCTTTAATAGATAACGATGCATATTTCAGCCACATCTCCAGATATATCCACCTCAACCCTAAAGAATGGGAAACTTATCCTTATTCAAGCTATAAATATTATAATGGACAACAGCAAGCTGTATGGGTTAACCCAAACAGAATATTAGAGCTTTTTGATAATAGCCGGGAGGATTATAACGAGTTTTTAAATGATTACGAAGATTATAGAAAAGGATTAGAGGAGTTAAACAACTATCTTGCCGCCCCATGGCAAGGTCCGACCTCGCCATAG